The genomic segment taacgttctgagaaccatatgtttcttaggtgggaatttcagtgcttcagcataacatttcctactgggttcctcatggttctattaaAGTAAAGTTTCGAGAATGTTAATAAGGAACAACATTTCAGTATTCAGTATAAAGTTTTCggcatggttctatttaaagtaatgttaATGAGGAACATTCAAAGAACATTCTAAGaatattatttaaaaacatacattctgtgtgttcaggtgtgttggctgtgcccactaattggccacaccggATCTTAATGTGCTTGTTTCCTATGGTATTTACCTGTTGTTTCTCATATTCTGTTTGAATAGACAAAAATTAGCAGCTTTgtatgaatttaaaaaatgtggcCTGCTAGTTCAAACCTGGTGGTGCAGTGGATTGATTCCATTGCTAGAGAACAAAAtatcataggtttgaatctccCTGAAACCAtgccaaaataaaaaatactgttcGTATGATTAATGCCTTAGCATCTTAAGTTCCATGCGTCCTATCTGAGTTCGaaacagttaacctaagctaGCAGAGTTATTAAATGTCTTATTGAGACATTATTTAGTTACCTTAAAATAACCTATATTTTATATTCTCAGAACATTAATTAAACCTTCCAGGAAAACGTTCAGGGAACCATATTAAAGTGTTTGTTTCACCTCCCCATGCAACCTTGGCTTGTCCTGGGAACATAcatagctaaacaatgaaccataatcccaactcatgactttacaaccctgcatgaatctgcaggtagctaaccaaccaggttcaatgttagctagctaacattagggtATAACTAtaactcactctgaccattttactcaccctagcagagctggttaggctgttctTATGTTATCCAGACCATTGGTCACTGCAActctgctgctggcaacaatttaattatgcttttttgccaacgtttactgacagcAGCCATAACCTGGCCATAACCAACCATAATCCGGCCATAATGTACAGGTAGCTAACCAAACAGGTTCAATGTTTGCTAgcaaacattaggctataactagcagagcaaatggctctgagatacggaTAATAtattacacagatcatacacataatgttaactagcgagccagccagctaactttagctagctagctaacagtacatttgaacttgaaatgaaaactgctttctgactaaattagaaacgtgtaatatctgaaaatgtagctagctagacgatggatggacgcttctccctctctttcacggatgccatggttgcccttagtttgaagatgtaatccacagaggtgttttctccatcgccttagctatcatactctatttccactgatttcaaaactcagtcctccagaaagtggagagcaacacttacgcAGTTCTACCAtgcaatatattttttataaagcaGCGTTATACAGGATTACCTATATATACTGACCAGTTCAAATATACAGAAGTGTGCTACaaggcagaccaatccgaactcatctctaggcatgtccagcccactcattatctctgccaatcatggctagtggtaAGGTtgttcctttttctgtggctaaactaaTTAggccaacagtgcagttcaagacgAGTTAAGGaaatattgaccaaataaactaaagtaacactgtaaggtctacacttgatgtattcggggcatgtgacaaataaagggGGAGGGTGTTAACAACAATACCTCAATTAGGATCTCAATAAAGACGGGACCACAGGGAATAGAAGTGAACCACAAGCATCTAAAAACGCTGCGATTAATCATTTTCCTTCATGAACTCTACATCGTTTCTACATCTCCCTTGACACTGCAGGGACGTCCTCAGAGGGCTGCTTCATTGTGGTGCATTGTACACAGAACTAGGATAAGGCAGTCTCTTATAGGACACTCCAGTGACTGTCTGCTTAGCTATGCCATGTTGACCCTGGGTAGAGATGCAaagttgagggaggagagaacaatAGCGCAGTCACAGCTGCATTAATTGCACTCGTCTAACTCATAAATCacctctcatacaaacacacacatacacatagaaatACCCATTTGTACACACACGTTTGTACACACATTCTCAtccacactctctctcaaacacacaccagcAGACAATGGAAATCCTGAAAGGGCCTGCCAACTTCGATAGCTTTCACATAGTGCCTGTAGGATCCAACATCAATCCTGCCACTGATAGGAATGCAATATAATCAGATTCAAAAGGGGGGACGAAACATTTGTTAAATAACCACTTATCATgatgtatcacacacacacacaagcaaagcAAGTATAGGGTTGGAAAGTGGGGTGAGTTTAATCTGTTTTGGTGTTTTCATTAAACATAGAGGCCAGGATCAATAGAGAAAGAGCAGTGAGTAGCAGAATGAGAACTTGACTAACAACAGCAAGGTAGGCCTGACTTATACTCACTTCACAAACATGTGCCCTCTGCCACTTACTCGCCCAGGATTTCAAAATGGTCTACAGACTCATTAATCTTTTACTCGTCTCTTTCAATTCACACTCAAAACACTATGTTCCAGAAACACTTCAAATGAAACCCAAATATTTTAGTAGAATATCCTCTAGCTTATTGTATTGGTGCAGTCTGTGGCCTCAAACCCTCACAGAATACACACAGTCCAGTGAGTTGGATGGGGACTCATtgcttccccctccctcttcttcacAGGTGCTGCAAGGGGCTAGTGCTTCATTAGAACATAATTGACATCTGGGTTGTTGATGGAAAATGGCACATTAACATGTAGTAAAACCCGTCCCAGTGATCATTAATTAGCTTGCCCTTTCACAAAGGGGAGCCAGGCCTGTGTTCTAGGGGAGAGATACTAATTGTCTAGGAGTGGTAAAAAAGGCTTTTTAATATACTAGAGCTGGAGATGGAGCTCTTCTGTTGTCGTGGAATCATAACATACAATATGAGAAGCATAAAAGTACATTATGGAAATAGTTGTGATACTCATCATTAGGGCCAGGAGCTTTTCCTgatcacatgacctgaccagaaaAAAACTCAAGCTATAACaggaaaaagtttttaaaaagatGGTAATAGATGTCGTAATTGTAATGTTGTAAAACAACTCTAATGATTCAGCCAAGTTTGAAAGTAGTACTTTGGGAAGGCAGGCATCAGAATTACTTATTTTCCCAGCTTACTGTCTGGCAGATGCACTGACAGGAGGCCCATTTGGTATTTGATAGAGGGGCTGTCTGTTTGCACAAACGTGAATGGTCGGATGGGTACCTCATTCTGGccagatagatagagggatgaattTAACGTCTAGACAAATGAATCAcacagaaacaggagagagaggtatcACCTTTAGTTTTAATCAATCCAGAGGCCATTCTGAAAACAGTAAGGGATGGACATCTATGGATCTGACTGATGGGAAAGGGGGGGCATGGGGATATGGAGGGGAATATGGATAGGGAGAGGATTGGGATGTTGGAGTCAGGAGTGATGCCATGTAGCCGATTACTATTCCATCTAGAACTCAGCAACTCATGTCATTGAAGGGACGTTTAGTGTATCCGTATACTACTATCAGTATACTACTATCAGTATACTACTATCAGTATACTACTATTCAAATGGTTTAAATTATGTCATAACAAAGTTATTTCAAACAGTTTGTGGTTGTAATGATGTCATTTCAACCAATTTTCTCCACTGGGGTACTATACTTATATACTCCAACCATTAGTTCTGATAATAGACCTGAACTATATTGTGTGTTAAGGTTTTATGGCTCAGTGTTAGTGTAATAATCTGCAGTTATTATGGTCCTTCTGAAAGAGAAATAAATAGATCCAAAATGGGGATTAGAACAAGATATCAGAAGTTATGCTCACCAACAATTACATGTAATGTAGGTTCAGAATTCAACTAATGACATAAGGAGTGTGAAAACCTGCATGTAGGCTACAGGTTTAAACTAAATATTCAAATCAGTTGAGTGaatcaacaaaataacaaaataatgtGACAAACATTGAGGAGACATTGGTGTTGCTTTCTATTAATAAAGAGATAACGAAAGAAAATACAAAAgtaaaagaggaaaggagaaaaaaaaaaggaaaaaggaaaattaagaaaaaaataataataatacctggAGCTCAGCTATAAAATGAATGTCATGTCTTTGACAGGGAGGTGTGTGAGAGATGCTTGTGTCTCATAGGGAAGACTGTGCAGTATGTACACATTTAATTCTGATGGATCAACAGGAACTAAGCCAGGCTTGGGCTTTGTTTTCACTAACATGCACGTTGGTCTCTGGAGAAAAAAATGTAACTCAAAAAGAAGGACAGACTAAAGAAATATGTACAAAAATACAGAATACTTTACAAAATGTTGTCTCACGTACTCCAAACCAGTATTTCTGCTCGACTTATTTACAACTTTGATAGCTTTGAACATTATTCTCATAGAATCTATAATTGCTTAACATGAGAAAATCTGAGAGCTTCATGTGGACGCAAAACAAATTGACATTTTTTATGACTATTTTACAGATTTTAAGGATTTTCAGAGCATGACTAGAAAAAAAGCAACCACATCATACACAATAGTATAAGGAAATCATGATTTAAAAAGTTAACAAAGAGAGCTGTGCATGATAACAAAATgaaacacagtgcattcggaaagtattcagaccccttcgctttttcaacattttgttacattacagccttattccaaatttgattaaattgttttttccctcataaGTCTacccataataccccataatgacaaagcaaaaacaggtttggcagcaattacagccttgagtcttcttgggcatgacgctacaagcttggcacacctgtatttcgggagtttctcccatttttctctgcagatcctctcaagttctgtcaggttggatggggagcgttgctgcacagctattttcaggtctctacagagatgttagatcgggttcaagtccgggctctgactgggccactcaaggacattcaggaacttgtcccgaagccactcccgctttgtcttggctgtgtgcttagagttgttgtcctgttaaaaggtgaaccttcgccccagtctgaggtcctgagcaaagtacagagaccaGGTCCtggtctctgtactttgctccattcatctttccctcaattctgactagtctctcagaccctgctgctgaaaaacatctccacagcatgacgctgccaccagcatgcttcaccgtggggatggtaATTTGCCAGGTGCTGGGTGGTGCTGTCAGGCTgtcaggtgccttttactgaggagtggcttccgtctggccactctagcatTAAGGACGGATTGCTGGAgggatgcagagatggttgtccttctggaaggttctcccatctccacagaggaactatagctctgtcagagtgaccatcgggttattggtcacttccccgaccaaggcccttctcccccgattgctcagtttggccgggcagccggctctaggaagagtcttggtggttccaaacttcttccatttaagaatgattgaagccactgtgttcttggggaccttcaatgctgcagacattttttggtaccgttccccagatctgtgccacgacacaatcctgtctcgggggtctacggacaattccttcgacctcattgtttatttttttctctgacatgcaatgtcaactgtgggaccttaaatagacaattgtgtgcttttccaaatcatgtccaatcaattgaatttaccacaggtggacacaattcaagttgtagaaacatctcagtaatgatcaatggaaataggatgtacctgagctcaatttcgagtatcatagcaaagggtctgaatgcttatgtaaataaggtatttgttttttatttgtaataaattattatttatttctaaaaacctgtttttgctttgtcgttatgggatattgtgtgtagattgatgaggagaaaaaaatatatatataaggatgtaacgtaaaaaatgtggaaaaagtgaaggggtctgaatactttctgaatgcactgtaagctTTTCTTTAATTAAAGACAAGGGAACAGACATCTAAACTAATTAAAGTGACATTCAAGTTCACAAATTCCCACATATCCAATGTGGTGTCATGGCAATTCCCACCCCCCACCTCACTTATGATCATCAACTATTACAACAGTTACCATGGAAACAACACTTGCTGGAATGTTCCATCTTGTTGTCATGGCTTGGTACAGTGCCAACTTCTTACTCTGAAGGCATTCGGGTGAGTTAGAGCTACTCATTTGTCCACAAAAAATCAAGCCCTCTATACAATGTTTTTTGTAGCATTCTCGTTCAACCTCTCCATGTAATTCCGGAGCTCTTGCGAGTCCCCCAGCTCGATGTCCGGACATACCCACTTAATGTCGGTGGTCTGTCCGAGTGCCAGCGGGCTTAGAACTGGGCATCCGTTACTGGGCTTGATGTTGGCGAAGGTAGTAAATTTGACCCTCTTCCTCTTGGTGGTAGGTGAGTTGAGTGACTCATTCCTGCCTCCCGGGCAGCCTCCCTGGGCACTGCCCTTCAGAACACCGCCGTTCAGCAACTGGCTGCCCTCTTCCAGGTTGCTGCCCAGCTcgtcctgctgctgctgcagacACAGGCCCTCCTCCTGGCCAAGCCACACCCAGTCGTGGGCATGGGGCATGGCCTCGGGGGCCTCCAAGGGCAGCTCTTTATGGCGGTACTTGAGGGTGTAGGAGATGCAGTTGATGAGGAAGACCAGGATGGCCAGGCAGAAGACCCCCAGCAGTGCGTACATACCGATCTCTAGGTCAGTGAGGCTGCGGCGTGATGACAACAGATCCTCGTCCGTGCTGCGGCCCCGCGGCAGCTCCTCCTGGGCAGGGAACTCAGAGAACCCCCCAGGGACTCTTCCGTCGGCCGACAGTCTGTCCCCATTGGGCCTCACCGGAATAGGGGTCTTGACTGTCGTGGCCCCCCGGTTCATGATCCCAGCCTCAATGTCAGAGATGGAGCCTCCGTAGTAGGGCGGGTCTGGTCGTGTTTTGCCTCCAGCGTGGCTGTATGGCTCCTCAGAGCGGCCAAACCTAACGCAGACATTTCCCACCCCGGCTGCCAGAATGGTGCGTCGCTTTGTCTTCTGGCAGATCTCTGATGATGTCATCTCTACACGCACCAGTAACCCCTGACCTTCGCCGTTTGCCACGATGACCGGCCACTTCCACTCCGCGCTGCGCCGTACCGATACCACCTGCTCGTCCAATGAGGTGGCTGTGAGCACAAAGTGGGCGGGGTCGTAGTGGTCCAGAGGAGTCATGGAGCCATCGCTGAACTGGAGCCAGGCACTGATGAGGGAttcctgaggacacacacacacacacaaacacatatgaatacacatgcacacacaaagacATTGGAGTTCTTCTATCATAAGGGTAAACTCCAAATAAACCTGTCTTAGTAGTGCTTCAACAAAACCAATCCCCACCCACATGTCTACTCTAAAACACCAACTCCCCATGGGACACATAACTACTGCAGGTATTAAAGGAAAGCATGCTTCCCTGACATAATATAAAGTGCTACTATGTTACTACACGGTAGAACATGGTATCAGCAGGAGTCTAATCTTTTCATCTTCatcaagagagaaaaagaaagaaagagtgagtgtAGAagtaaagagagcgagagagaaccccTGCAGATGTAAAGATATGTTTAAATAGCCCGTTTAGAagcagaggaagaagaagaaggactCTGCAGCTGTTCCTCTGAAAATATGTCATAGTTTCAGAAGCAGACATCTTCATTGAGATTAGATCAAAACTTTGACATTAGAAACACATCATATTCACTATATAGGATCAAATGGCAGCAAATGTGACTCCACCGTTTCCAGGTGAGAAAGTTACAGTTTAGCCATACAGATGGCTCATATATCTCATATAATTCCCATATATCATTTCTATCTATGGGTGAACATATTATATATTTGGTGCATTAGGTTGCTGAGGCATGTGTGCGTGGTaacctgtttgagtttctgcatGACTTCCTGTGTGGTAGCAGTGGCGACGATGGCCCTGTTACTCCCTGGGCTGagctggagggacagagagaggccagACACCAGCTGCACTCCCAGCTCTGTCACGCTCACTTTGTCATCCAGaaccctgaccatccgctcagcCAGGATCGAGTCAGACAGAGGAGACATCACCTGCaacatcatacacacacattagTATACAAACAGAGCCCcccccttacacacacacgctTGTATTGGTTCACATCACCTGCACAAGCATTTACATTCAACCAATCATGATCGAAGACGTCAACATGACAAGCTTATATTGGCACTCAAGAAAGAACATAATTGACTTCCTTAGAGGAAACACCATGACCCAAGCTCTTTATTACTGTTCAGTGCTTATATGACCCAAAACAAGGTGATGCATGTACTGTACCCTCAATTGCATCTGCGATCTGCCAGCCACACTCTCAAAGACGCACACATATACACTCCGCCTGCGTCTGTCTGACTGGCAGTTCCCTGCCTCCCGGGGCTGCTTGAGATGTATGCATGTAAATGTGTGTGATGAGAAGGGAAGCACTCCCTGCTCCCATTAGGCATgagtctcctctccacccttctcctcttcacccttctcctcttctccaccaccaGCCCCCACACAGGCCCACGCCTCCACCCTGCCATAATGAACTGTCAGCACTGATCACTGCCTCATCTGTACAGCAGTGGTACCCAAACTGTGGGGTGCGGGGCAAAAAAAAgggcaaaaaaaaacatgtttttaaaggaTTATTCTTgatagttgtaatagtagaatgcacaaggtgcaatgtGAAACACTTTGGGAACCCCTGCTGTACAGGACCACAGGCTAGGCCAACACACTTCCCATCCACAGCACTGTACTGTTAGAGCTGCACGGTTGCATGCTCACCACATAGATAAACACACTGGGAACACACAGGGCCAGCCATGTAGATCTGTGTACTGTGACACCTCTAGGGCTGGGTCATAGGTCAACATATGCTGTCATGATCATATAGGTAGAGTTACCTTGTTGTTATCTTTAGGTTACCTTGGTGCGTTTAGGTCTATTTAGGACAATTTATTATCTAAGTGGGTACATTGTGTCACTGGTCAGATTAAGCCAAAAGCTTTATCCTAAAATCCAACAGAACACCTACCACCACATTCTCATCCAATGTCCTTTAATCTACTCTAgaataaagtgaaataaaataatcatTAAATAAAAGTAACTAACAAAGTAAGAGGGGGACATTATttaaaagggatacttcaggattttggcaatgaggccctttatctatttCCCCTGAGTCAGatgataccatttgtatgtctctgtgtccaatatgaaggaagttagaggtagtttcacaaGCCAATGGTAACTTgcgttagtgcaatgactggaagtctatgggtaccTGCTGGCATGCTatgacttccagtcattgtgcgaATGTTAGTTAGCATTGTCTCGCAAAACTACCTGTATATCCTCAAGATTATCTCAATATCAAAGAATTTGTGGGTAACGATTAAGTTATATACTGTGTGTGGAAAACTGGAAACTAgccgttattggcagagaggtttgaaactctcTTTCTTTTTGGTTTtataactaatttaccacctggtgatgtcaccaggcaggccaaaactccatcccaccaaaacaggctgaaatttcaggcggtcttttgaccagtggaggctcctcagaggaggaaagggaggaccatcctccctcctcctaaatttcataaaaataaaaattgtaaaacattctaaaagttatcatttttaaatacaactatactaaatacagtatcagtcaaaagtttggacacatctactcacgcaagggtttttccttacttttactattctctacattgtagaataatagtgaagtcatcaaaacaatgaaataacacatatggaatcatgtagtaaccaaaaaattgtataccacccctaccttgtcacaacacaactcaaaCGCGTTAAGAAGAAAATACATTctaaatagtaaaaaataaagaaaaacccttgaatgagtagctgtgtccaaactgttgactggaaTTGTAAATTAATTTATTAACACATGCTGTTTTGcgatgaaggtctacagtagcctcaacagcactctgttgggtagcaccatggtgtggCTGGAGGACAGCTTGTTTCCATCCTCCTCTTGATACATTGACTTTAATacaaaaacctaggaggctcatggttctcaaccCCTTCCGTAGACTTAAACAGTAACTATGACAACTTCCGGAAGTCAAAGGACCAGAAAATGaatatagtactgaaagcataagctacagctagctatcacTGCAGTGCATCATATGtggtgaaatagagagagatagagagagtgtcttttttttgcactttcagtttcacttacttagctagcaaatgcagctatctaatttagcctactcaagCACCTTGCTGAAACAGAGGAATGCTGTGTTaattatgactatccaacacaacactggaactcttccaagtcaaggtaagcttttggttttattaatttattgccaccggggcccgccagtgtaactgctaaactgctaaCTGAGTGTACACTATAACGTtattgcatgattgtagcaggtttactaacacgctagttctattagctatgttgactatgatgttactttagctaatatggtgacaatga from the Oncorhynchus tshawytscha isolate Ot180627B linkage group LG33, Otsh_v2.0, whole genome shotgun sequence genome contains:
- the LOC112230506 gene encoding transmembrane protein 132D-like; this translates as MENKSRVKLKDGVAFLGARASNPVLWTVSQDVRSEGHRVVTLHCHRNENTFGQRLEAGYQRVLQVDLEVNGLLDPLGSRVVMWQVEYPPTRSITDEVQTVIRLAPQDLGGIVPLAMDTEILNTAVLTGRTVAVPVKVVTVGTDGTVTDVTESVECRSTDEEVVKVSDRCDYVFVNGKETRGRMRTVLNFTYSYLSAQLEMSVWMPRLPLVIDVADPELSQIKGWRVPVATGNKRYERVSADDGDESDSERTESGCVPQYQSTTVRVLTHFVALGVDGNGQQDFLLGSDWQVDVTDLVQDLLRVEDQRVAYLLEGQVLMGLNTGTAKLQVMSPLSDSILAERMVRVLDDKVSVTELGVQLVSGLSLSLQLSPGSNRAIVATATTQEVMQKLKQESLISAWLQFSDGSMTPLDHYDPAHFVLTATSLDEQVVSVRRSAEWKWPVIVANGEGQGLLVRVEMTSSEICQKTKRRTILAAGVGNVCVRFGRSEEPYSHAGGKTRPDPPYYGGSISDIEAGIMNRGATTVKTPIPVRPNGDRLSADGRVPGGFSEFPAQEELPRGRSTDEDLLSSRRSLTDLEIGMYALLGVFCLAILVFLINCISYTLKYRHKELPLEAPEAMPHAHDWVWLGQEEGLCLQQQQDELGSNLEEGSQLLNGGVLKGSAQGGCPGGRNESLNSPTTKRKRVKFTTFANIKPSNGCPVLSPLALGQTTDIKWVCPDIELGDSQELRNYMERLNENATKNIV